In Rhodamnia argentea isolate NSW1041297 chromosome 4, ASM2092103v1, whole genome shotgun sequence, the following proteins share a genomic window:
- the LOC115736162 gene encoding uncharacterized protein LOC115736162: MSVSLTVMTFNLLDDQGEDSPNSWSKRRDLCVSVITSYSPIILCTQQGVKLQLDYLQQCLPGYDQFGISRKGSQDTTDERCTIFYDKEKVELLEGGTFWLSESPSVPGSISWGSKVPCIATWATFQLKGVEPPGFSFQIVNTNMDELSPRARRRGALLTWQHIASLPPSLPVVYCGGFNTQKESTTGRFLLGRSREHGVVGDMRDAWFNARGRKNVSLVRTYHGFRGDKQGTLEYIKLIFRALCLCWDRQTQDLHIDWILFRGRSLVPVSCEVVNGNIDGCYPSSHYPIFAEFMLPRNVRMLEPPSQEDS; the protein is encoded by the exons ATGAGCGTGTCCCTCACGGTGATGACCTTCAATCTGCTCGATGATCAAGGCGAAGACAGCCCGAATTCATGGTCGAAGAGGAGGGATTTGTGCGTCAGTGTCATCACCAGCTACTCCCCCATCATTCTCTGCACCCAGCAAG GTGTAAAGTTGCAGCTTGATTATCTCCAGCAGTGCTTGCCTG GTTATGATCAGTTTGGAATCTCAAGAAAAGGGTCCCAAGACACTACAGATGAGCGCTGCACTATTTTCTACGACAAAGAGAAA GTAGAGCTACTAGAAGGTGGAACTTTTTGGTTGTCAGAGTCGCCTTCAGTCCCTGGAAGTATATCATGGGGTTCCAAGGTTCCTTGTATTGCGACTTGGGCG ACATTCCAATTGAAAGGCGTTGAGCCTCCAGGTTTTTCCTTTCAGATAGTAAATACAAACATGGACGAACTAAGCCCACGTGCCCGTAGGAGAGGCGCATTGCTCACTTGGCAACATATTGCGTCTTTACCTCCTAGCTTGCCAGTTGTCTATTGCGGAGGCTTTAACACTCAAAAGGAGTCAACCACGGGGCGTTTTCTTCTTGGAAGATCGAG AGAGCATGGTGTAGTAGGAGATATGCGGGATGCATGGTTTAATGCACGAGGGAGGAAGAATGTTTCTCTTGTTCGCACTTACCATGGATTTAGAG GTGACAAGCAGGGAACTCTTGAGTACATCAAATTGATATTCAGGGCACTCTGCCTCTGCTGGGATCGCCAAACTCAGGATCTGCACATAGACTGGATTCTTTTCCGCGGTAGATCTCTCGTACCAGTTTCTTGTGAAGTGGTCAATGGTAACATCGATGGATGCTATCCATCATCCCATTATCCCATATTTGCCGAGTTTATGCTGCCTCGTAATGTGAGGATGCTTGAACCTCCTTCTCAAGAAGACTCATAG
- the LOC115736164 gene encoding 26S proteasome non-ATPase regulatory subunit 9 isoform X1, with translation MVGTDLKAETMKLMEKRTAIEAEMNVIIERLTRPGGPGLSGNLVDSEGFPRTDIDIPVVRAERRRLSELRNDHKEITDKLDENIQVLHSARLAPRSAPAKGSGGAVGLDLTNTSHVDAAASESSHNIAQRDTPTDMDVVILSRPFAVVDEITDGSPAAEDGLQLGDQIVKFGNVESGDNLLQRLSSEAQANQGHALTLVAMRQGEPINLTVTPRAWQGRGLLGMKPWESVHRSPKSQFYDRKGCISNDLWQLLALCSIYGSTNKQESYIYVG, from the exons ATGGTGGGGACGGATCTGAAAGCAGAGACGATGAAGCTGATGGAGAAGCGGACCGCCATCGAGGCCGAGATGAACGTCATCATCGAGCGCCTCACCCGGCCCGGCGGTCCCGGTCTCTCCGGCAACCTCGTCGATTCTGAG GGGTTTCCTCGCACGGATATTGACATTCCAGTCGTGCGAGCTGAGCGTCGCCGTCTTTCCG AGCTTCGGAATGACCATAAAGAGATTACTGATAAACTTGATGAGAATATACAAGTCCTCCATTCAGCTAGACTTGCTCCCAGATCGGCACCGGCTAAGGGTTCCG GTGGTGCTGTGGGATTGGATCTTACAAACACATCACATGTTGACGCAGCAGCATCAGAATCTTCGCATAATATTGCACAAAGAGATACTCCCACTGACATGGATGTTGTGATACTCAGCAGACCCTTTGCAGTAGTTGATGAAATAACTGATGGTTCACCAGCAGCAGAGGATGGTTTGCAGCTGGGTGATCAGATTGTGAAATTTGGAAATGTTGAATCTGGGGATAATTTGCTCCAAAGACTCTCTTCTGAAGCTCAGGCAAATCAGGGCCATGCTTTAACTTTGGTGGCTATGAGGCAAGGTGAACCCATCAACTTAACAGTGACTCCCCGAGCATGGCAAGGCAGAGGTTTACTGGG GATGAAGCCTTGGGAAAGTGTTCACAGATCTCCCAAATCTCAATTCTATGATAGGAAGGGATGCATATCCAATGATTTATGGCAACTGCTTGCACTTTGCTCTATCTATGGAAGCACAAATAAACAAGAATCTTATATATATGTTGGCTAG
- the LOC115736164 gene encoding 26S proteasome non-ATPase regulatory subunit 9 isoform X2 yields the protein MVGTDLKAETMKLMEKRTAIEAEMNVIIERLTRPGGPGLSGNLVDSEGFPRTDIDIPVVRAERRRLSELRNDHKEITDKLDENIQVLHSARLAPRSAPAKGSGGAVGLDLTNTSHVDAAASESSHNIAQRDTPTDMDVVILSRPFAVVDEITDGSPAAEDGLQLGDQIVKFGNVESGDNLLQRLSSEAQANQGHALTLVAMRQGEPINLTVTPRAWQGRGLLGCHFRIL from the exons ATGGTGGGGACGGATCTGAAAGCAGAGACGATGAAGCTGATGGAGAAGCGGACCGCCATCGAGGCCGAGATGAACGTCATCATCGAGCGCCTCACCCGGCCCGGCGGTCCCGGTCTCTCCGGCAACCTCGTCGATTCTGAG GGGTTTCCTCGCACGGATATTGACATTCCAGTCGTGCGAGCTGAGCGTCGCCGTCTTTCCG AGCTTCGGAATGACCATAAAGAGATTACTGATAAACTTGATGAGAATATACAAGTCCTCCATTCAGCTAGACTTGCTCCCAGATCGGCACCGGCTAAGGGTTCCG GTGGTGCTGTGGGATTGGATCTTACAAACACATCACATGTTGACGCAGCAGCATCAGAATCTTCGCATAATATTGCACAAAGAGATACTCCCACTGACATGGATGTTGTGATACTCAGCAGACCCTTTGCAGTAGTTGATGAAATAACTGATGGTTCACCAGCAGCAGAGGATGGTTTGCAGCTGGGTGATCAGATTGTGAAATTTGGAAATGTTGAATCTGGGGATAATTTGCTCCAAAGACTCTCTTCTGAAGCTCAGGCAAATCAGGGCCATGCTTTAACTTTGGTGGCTATGAGGCAAGGTGAACCCATCAACTTAACAGTGACTCCCCGAGCATGGCAAGGCAGAGGTTTACTGGG GTGCCATTTTCGGATCTTATGA
- the LOC115736157 gene encoding probable WRKY transcription factor 32, which produces MADEGGASLGALEGEGGRPGERPSSPEGGGGGVGGGEGPPSETLAATPSAPSPRGDLDRCEDSKASFAAVEESKEQVQQSHQEVLGVGKVEAAQTKTQNQPHLSSCPMASSELSPTSVTQSISSIPSPTPVEQGSGMKITGSCMPDPNSRSSYTRNVPRALRTYNIDGYNWRKYGQKQVKSPQGSRSYFRCTNTECSAKKIECCDELGHMLETVYRSQHNHDPPRKVNGMLEGKFEKSVGPAINHLSNNHSTTVLDDSGPSSSSKELIQEIPDRTKSEHQNSGGFGGNGETIIKNEHVNEIEPRQSGKKNKLSHSDPQPKPGKKSKIVVHAAGDGGISADGYRWRKYGQKMVKGNPHPRNYYRCTSAGCPVRKQIETAVDNANAFIITCKGSHDHDMPVPKKRHGPPSTPLIAAAAALPASMSSSQLKKVDAAQNGKASTPLSVDTGGELTGEAMELGGDKAIESARTLLSIGFEIKPC; this is translated from the exons ATGGCGGACGAGGGGGGAGCGAGCTTGGGAGCTCTCGAGGGGGAGGGCGGCCGTCCCGGCGAGCGCCCGAGCTCGCCGGAGGGAGGAGGGGGCGGAGTGGGTGGCGGGGAAGGCCCGCCGTCGGAAACCCTAGCCGCGACGCCCTCCGCTCCGTCGCCGCGGGGTGATCTTGATCGGTGCGAAG ATTCGAAGGCGAGTTTCGCTGCGGTGGAAGAATCCAAG GAGCAAGTTCAACAGTCCCACCAGGAAGTTCTAGGAGTTGGAAAAGTGGAGGCAGCTCAGACCAAGACACAGAACCAGCCGCATTTATCATCGTGTCCAATGGCGTCATCAGAATTATCACCAACTTCTGTTACTCAATCTATTTCGTCAATTCCAAGTCCAACTCCAGTAGAACAGGGTTCTGGGATGAAGATAACTGGTTCCTGCATGCCAGATCCGAACAGCAGAAGTTCTTACACAAGGAATGTCCCTAGAGCTTTAAGGACTTATAACATTGATGGTTACAACTGGAGAAAATATGGTCAAAAGCAAGTCAAAAGTCCCCAAGGTTCAAGAAGTTATTTCAGGTGCACAAACACAGAATGTTCTGCAAAAAAGATCGAGTGTTGTGATGAGCTAGGCCATATGTTAGAGACTGTTTACAGAAGTCAGCATAACCATGATCCACCAAGGAAGGTCAATGGCATGTTGGAgggtaaatttgaaaaatctgtTGGGCCTGCTATCAATCATCTTTCAAATAACCATTCAACCACAGTGCTTGATGATTCAGGTCCATCCTCTTCTTCCAAGGAGCTAATCCAAGAAATTCCTGATAGAACCAAAAGTGAGCATCAAAATTCAGGTGGCTTTGGTGGAAACGGGGAAACTATCATAAAGAACGAACATGTCAATGAAATAGAGCCCAGACAAAG TGGTAAGAAGAACAAGTTGTCTCACTCTGATCCTCAACCAAAACCTGGAAAGAAATCTAAGATTGTTGTCCATGCAGCGGGTGATGGGGGGATCTCTGCTGATGGTTACAGGTGGCGAAAGTACGGGCAGAAGATGGTAAAGGGAAATCCTCACCCCAG GAATTACTACAGATGCACTTCAGCGGGTTGCCCAGTTCGTAAACAAATTGAGACGGCCGTAGATAATGCAAATGCCTTCATAATCACTTGTAAGGGGAGCCATGACCATGACATGCCAGTTCCCAAAAAGAGGCATGGCCCCCCAAGCACTCCTCttattgctgctgctgctgctcttcCAGCTTCCATGAGCAGTTCACAGCTTAAAAAAGTTGATGCAGCCCAAAATGGAAAGGCGTCGACCCCATTGTCAGTAGATACAGGGGGTGAATTGACTGGAGAGGCCATGGAACTTGGAGGTGATAAGGCAATTGAATCAGCAAGGACACTTCTAAGCATCGGATTCGAAATCAAGCCCTGTTGA